TTTGGTTGCTATTGTGCAACACGGCTCTGGCTGCTTGAGCAAGATGATTGAGGGAAGTGTAGCGTCTCAAACTGCTGCTAAACGCCGACACCGCGGTGAGTTTTATTTGGAGCATGGCCTGCGGAGCTCCAGCCATAGCACTCGTCAaccaattttctaaatctacaacaaaaacaaaaaagtcggTTGAAGTAATCGAAGATTCGATATCGATGTTAATGTTACTTTTGGCAAAATTCCGTATACTCTGAGTCAAAGTGGCCGGTATGGGTTTCAAAACGTCGGGTACCAAAACTTGAATGAGATTCTGGTAAAAAATCAGATCGACTTGTCGCATGAAATGTTGAACGGGTTCCAAATtgcataaagaaaataatttcgatttcgagagatatttttcttcttcgcATTCGTCGCTGTTATTGTTATACTGcgacctaaaaaatatttatatatattagggtggtccaaaaaaattttttttcaggttTGGTACCAAAATATGTAAGATTATAATGTTTAAGAGCCCCCTCTGAAACGGaaagtaagaaattttttttaaaggtaaaaatttctaaaatcgtcaaaaaaggattttttaaattatttttctcattattttagtTCTTTCTAAAAGAAATATGATAAACATCCTgaaaacctcaaaattttactatttataaaggtcattctaatttttaaaattttacaaaatttgtaaaatcgtcaaaaatcgattttttcgattattttactGATTATTTCAGTtctttctacaaaaaaaaaatgataaagatcctgaaaacttcgaaattttaatatttagagGTCActccaaatttttaaatttttaaacttgtcaaaaatcgattttattccaattatttttctcattatttcagttttttctataagaaaaaTGATAGAGATCCAGAAAACctcgaaattttaatatttaaaagccacaccaattttaaaattttgaaaaatttctaaaatcgtcaaaaatcgatttttttcaattatttttctcattatttcagttttttctacaagaaaaatgataaagatCCCTAAAAACctcgaaattttaatatttaaaggCCAcaccaattttaaaattttgaaaaatttctaaaatcgtcaaaaatcgatttttttcaattatttttctcattatttcagttctttctacaaaaaaaatgataaagatcctgaaaacttcgaaattttaatattcaaaggTCACTCCAAATTTTTAAActtgtcaaaaatcgattttatcccaattatttttctcattattccagttttttctataagaaaaatgataaagatCCCGAAAACctcgaaattttaatatttaaaggtcattccaatttttaaatttttaaacttgtcaaaaatcgattttattccaattatttttctcattatttcagttttttctacaAGAAAAATGATAGATTCTGAAAACctcgaaattttaatatttaaaggCCAcaccaattttaaaattttgaaaaatttctaaaatcgatttttttcaattatttttctcattatttcagttctttctacaaaaaaaatgataaagatcctgaaaacttcgaaattttaatattcaaaggTCACTCCAAATTTTTAAActtgtcaaaaatcgattttattccaattatttttctcattattccagttttttctataagaaaaatgataaagatCCCGAAAACctcgaaattttaatatttaaaggtcattccaatttttaaaattttcaatctcgTCAAAAAgcgattttttccaattatttttctcattatttcagTTCTTtctacaagaaaaatttttcagtcTCAAAGATAAgtacttaaataaataaatctttttttgcCTGCCGTTTGGTATGAGTCtcgaaaaaaatcgtttttttgtgCCACCCTATCacatatataatacaaaaattattgataaaaatacctCCAAAATTCCCTCCAAAGCGATTCGACAGTCGCAAATTCGAGACTCAAAATTGCATCCAAAAACGCTTCCAAATGTTCCCTGTAAATAGATTTCAAAGTATCCACATCATCGAAGCCACATTCGTCAGGTAACGGTTCATCGAATTGTATATCAGGAAATACTGGAATGGCAGTACTACCATCACCTACACatgaccaaagaaaaaaatcggTTACCGAATtaaatcaatacatttttttattaccaactAACCTAAATAACCGATGTGTTGCGATAACCCGGAATTCGATATGGAATCGGACGATTCCGAGCTTCGTTTGAAAGGTCTAACGGTACCTTGAGCTTTACCGTTGGTACTCGAACTATTTAGAACCACTCGACTACTTTGATCTTCCAGATTCATCAAAGGAGAACCGGGTTTAACTCGGATGCCGTAGTAGTGATATTTCGAGTTTCCCCTAATGAAAGCATCAATGAAAAACTCTTAAACAAAAGTGTAATATACTAAGAACTCATAAATAGCTCTCGTGTCCCGCCTATACataatttatagaataaaaGAGAAGAAAGTTAAGTTGTCACGTCAATCGACtgacagatgaaaatttttagattatacCACTCTTAATTAACCCCTCAGAACGATTCAACTTCTAATTACTTTATGCCCTCAACAATGTACCAAATTTGGttatgaagaaattaatttttttcgaaatttcggGGACTATTTGAGACCTAAAGGAGCTACTTGGTATGGAGGTGAATTGTCATATTTTGAGCGCCCCTATACGCCTCTGCTATGTATCTGtacttgataaataatatttagaaaggTACTGGTTACTAAAGATGATAAATGAAAtgtaaagtttgaattaatttgatttttaatcataaaatgttaatttaaaaaaaattaaaatcagtttcgtattcatttatataacaCGTGGCAACACTGCAGAGTAGACATTGCATTTAAGTTCAAACGGGAAAAAAAGGGATGTAACTGGATACATTTTGGACTTCCCTATAAGTATTTGTTTTGTATCAGAGTTTGTacgagacaccctgtatataaacaACGTTCACCCAATGTAAtcaaacaagtttttatttaaatttaccgCGCTACCATAATAAAACTGTTGACGTGTTGACAGATGACAGCCAACTCATAAAAATACAAAGATGAAGCTTgaaagtttgtttatatttgaatgtggaaaaattaaaaaataaacagaaatattcatGTAAAAAACTGCAAATTTCGTTTCTGGTAAGTTAATTAAACCTATAGTcttgataatattcaatattttgataataaataccgaaaaataaaaactttcctttcaaaaaataaagattgttatttatttacatccttaacttgtataaataaaaatcgataccataaatgatttttctgtttttgtttctcaaatattatgttgatatattataaaaagtctcgtaaaaaatggaaaaaaagttaaaaaccATTACGCTTCAAAGTTACAATGTAAACAAAATGAATCCTATAGATTGGTACCCACCTGGTTCCTAGACGTCTCGTTCTCAATCCCAAAAATACGGATCTTATTAGTTTCCCGAAGGAAGCCGCGTTTACGGGTTCCAATTTGTTATCGGCGCAATGCCTGAGGTAGTGAGCGTATAAAGTAGATCGAGGTAGCGAAACACCTTCAGCAGtttcataattttccaataaCCATTGAAccttttcaattaaaaaaaagtttaaatctTATCCAAACCCAAATACAGGGCGTCCTCAAACAACAAAGAACCGATTCTATAAGCAATGGACATGTGATAAGTTGCAAAAATTAAATTGGCTGTAGACTCTTATAGATATGGATTATATACAGGAAGTGTTCGAAAAATAATACATACACATACATATCAAATGATAAtgatacatacatatatacatatatatatatatatatatatatatatatatatatatatatatatatatatatatatatatatatatatatatacagtgaggaaaaataaaagtgaaatgaTTATATGTCAAGAAGACCTACAAGGTTTCAAAAACGAAAACAAGCTGAAAGTATTGGATTAAAAGTAGGATCTCATTAAGAAATGAATTATTCTATACAGGGggtacaatatatatatatatatatatatatatatatatatatactaattGAATGTCAAACAAACCTACAAGGTGTTAAAAGTCGAAAATAAGatggaattattgaaataaaagtagGATCTGATTAAAAAACGCAGTATTTTATACAGGGGGTGATTGAATGATAATAGTACGACAAATATACAGTGGAGATAAATAAAAGTGTAATAATTGAATGTCAAACAGACCTACAAAGtttcaaaaacgaaaataaGCTGGAAGTATTGGATTAAAAGTGGGATCTCATTAAGAAATGAATTATTCTATATAGAGGGTGATCAAATGATAATGTTACAATATATATAcagtgtatataaataaaagtgtaATAATTGAATGTCAAACAGACCTACAAAGtttcaaaaacgaaaataagctgaaattattgaattaaaagtgGGATCTCATTAACAAACGAAGTAATTTATACAGGGGGTTATCGAATGATGATGGGAGTAATAATTAGAATTGAGGAACTGTGgcaactaaaaaacaaacacacTCATTTCAATTTCGGGACACCCTGTACCCGTAAAATCgaacaaaaacaattaatttgtcGGATTCAAGCTTTAGTAGACAAAAACTACCACATGCACTAAAAGATAGCTcgcgattcaatttttttgtgctACAAACAAAAAACGTGTTAGTAGATAAAGCCGGCAACTTACGGTGGCCGGAGACACCCTTGTGGCGTGTCCCAGGGCTGATCCTACGTCTTCACCTGTAACTACCGAAGGCTGAGAAGCATGCACTGTCGCTGTAGCAACGTAACTCGTTTCCTGCACCGCCCATAATTACAAAAGCGATTAGTTATATCAAAtcagttaattaattaatcgCAAAATACAATTCATAACACAAAAACGATCGTTACATATCAAAATTTACGTACATCTTTTTTATTGTGTCACAAATGTATTCGGAAAATTAGATTTCATGTACCGTTCCGGGCTCCGGTGGATTCGCAACACCGTAAAAGGTTGCCAGATAAATGAATGCGAAAAGCTGTATCTTGGTCACTGTTAGTTGTTggcaattttattaataaagtgTGAAACAGAACGCGGAATATACGGGGGGCGAAAGCAAAATACTGAAACGGAACGAATGGAGAAAACTGACAAACAAAACCAGGACCAACAAAAAGACTATAACGACAAAAACAAGGGGAGTACTTCACCCCAATAAAGGGATTTGTAGGCGCACAAAGCGCTATCCATAATCCAAGAGATTGAACGGCATAATGATGATACGGGGGGCGAAGTTGTTGAAATGATTCAATATCCACCCAACTTACTAGATTTAACATCATGTGATTACAGGTTCTTCCCCGAATTGTATAAATTGGGTAaaagaaaactgaagaaaatattcttaaatataatataatatataataaacgtTTTGATATTTAGAAGACTAGGAACGGGAAAAATTAGCTCAgaagttaataaattaaaaagaaactttgaatCAACCCTCGtcactttattttattaaaaaaattcactggaatttaattttgttttgatacaTTTACTGGAATAGTTCACATTGTGGGCCAGGTTTACTGGGCGATTTCCATTGGAAATTCTAGATGGCGCTTTACGACCCGTAGCGACCAtcttggaattgaaaaaaatcttttcaaggTCTACTTTTTGGtcattttagtaataaaaattcctaCCGGAAAAAACTACGAATAATAGCGCCCGAAATACTACGATTTGCTTTTTTTTGGTATACTTCCATTTTGAAACTGTTGACAGATGACAGCCAACTCATAAAAATACAAAGATGAAGCTTgaaagtttgtttatatttgaatgtagaaaaatttgaaaaaaaactgaaatattcatgtaaaaattgaaaatttcgtttCTGGTAAGATAATttaatctattattttgataatattcaatattttgataataaatatcgaaaaatgaaaacttttgtttctaaaaattatttgcttAAATCCTAAAGAAAttaacttatataattaaaaaggtTTTCTTGATGATTTTCATTGGAAATTCCAGATGACGCTTTACGACCCGTAGCGGCtattttggaattgaaaaaatatttttccaaatctaCTACAAAATTTCCTACCGGAAAAAAGTACGAATAGCAGCGACCCAAAATACAACGATTTGTTTTTGGTATACCCTGTATAAAGGAGaattattaaattacaaatttttttttggatttaataAGTGCAAGCTGAAACAAATTTGgttgtaaaaaagtaaaaagttttttttttatgaaaaattcattattttcgagCTTGTAACAATTCCACCTGCCTTGATATTTTCACTCGAgctataatcaatttttaaattaaattaatcgaaaattcaaatttggagatggaaaatttgactaaaaagacgttttaatttgaaaaaaaaaatccaccAGAGTCCGTAAActgttaaaaagaataaaatattgttattattatttcaattttagttataTCTTTTAAAATTGGCTGTTTTCTGATGTAACCTACAGTCAGTACTGATGAAATCAGCTActtcaacaattttatatacCCAACATTCAATATGAAGAGTTGATATAAGATTTAGAATACTaaacacactatttactacaCTGTCTGGTCTTTCGAGCCGGTTATAAACTAAAtgaaggctcgaaggaccagacagtgtaatttttaACGTTGCAAACAGTTCGCTATGAATATCACAGAATTATTTAATGACAACTAacgaaattttagataaaataaatgaaactaaaTTAAATACTATACCCTGTGAAAAATCTGTAAAAATACTACTTTTATTCTACAATCTAAAATATCGGTCAGTACTAATTGTCGATTACAACCGAACAAAGCCTTACCGCACTAGTAGTTTGAGGTGATACCCTGTTAGAGATGAGAGACTCCGGATCCACGGCGTGCTGAACTACGTACTGTCCTCCGGTTGTGGTATAACCGACGGTACCCGTAACAGTTGTCGTACCGGAATTCGTAGCTGCATAATATTGACCTTGTCCCTGTCCAGCGTTCGTAATCGGATAAAGGGTCGCCGATTCTCCGACTGTATAAACCGGATACGCCCTGGAAATATCGATATATTGATCCGGATCACGAAAAGTTGTAATACTCCTACTTACATCTGTGCCTGTCCGCCGTTCGTTTGGGTAGCGTATATTTCCGGTTCGACATATTGGATGTGGTAGCCTTGATGAGAAGCCACACTGTCACCTTCCGCTACTACAAGAAAAATACACAACTCCACAATTGTTcgtttaaattgttttgttataattttcttccTCCCCTAACTCTAAATAATctcaaaactaataaatttgtttatatagagAAATCCCTACAAAAACAACTCATATGGGAGCGTCCTTTTAGGCCCCTCCCTCCCCTAACGTAGCCTAATTTAACTTTTCCCATGACTCCATATTGCCCGATGCTACGTGctacgtaattttttttcacaatattttacgttttctataacatatttattatataaatatcaacagTGAGAAATTAGCATTTGTAAgccaaataaaatcatttttttaacagcTACGTGGTTTATAGGCATTGTAAAACagcagttttttaaaataaattgaagccCTGTATGTCATGgctatttttcacattttatttttagtttcataaaAAGGCTCAGTTCTGCCATGGCAAATGATGTGTCATCAAAATCAAAGTGTATTACCAGcaataattacatcaaaatttaaaaactttaaaacaTTGTCCCATTGTCTAATAACTTACGACCAAGAGTAACACTAGCAAAACTTGGATTCCATAACAATTTTTGATCTAATACTAAccttcaaatatattaaacaataaatgtttataataatttatgcaTTATTTTTACCTGTAGTACTTCACGtatagttttgttatttttttctatttcgaaaaaactatcaatgagttttttcaaagtttcacaaattttcagTTTCCATATCTTccatttagatttatttttacaaGTTTTGTTACAttcgtatttttataaaaaaaaaatcgttggtattaaatttattgattcacTTGTTTTGAAGCGTCGCCAACTTCAATACTAAAGAAATTTCGATAGAAATCACTATATTATCACTCATTCCACTGTTTCCACAATCAACAACACATAAAactaaacattttaaaataaaattaataacttttgtttgTCATCTCAACGCCATTAAACATCTGATTGTGACCTTCGTGCAACATTTTCGTTTAAGAGTCGATTCAACTTTCTGTCAAATATGTGTACATTTGGCGCgaaataatatgtaaaaatatgtcTACCACTAATTGTAAAAACAAATGCGCGGTATTCGGTAAGAATCAATTCTTAGGAGTGAGAGGTGCAAAATTTCATGTATAATCGTAACgtcgtaaaataaaatttagttattttttactaccgagtttattttttgttttataataaactatttGATGGATATAGATATTTCCATTTAGTTATAAATAGTTATCAAATTTATACTAAAATTATGGGAAAAGTggtatttcatttaattttcgtAAAACTGCAACACTAGTTTTAAAGTCCCTGTATACTATTACGCAaatcatatcaaaataaaaagcaaacaaaaaccaagaaaaacGAAAAGAACGATCTAAACGTAAACCCATACATAACCTTCAATTTTTCATTGCgtcttttattgaaaaataatttaattggatATTTTGCGActctcaaattaaaattaaattatgtatttaaaccgtaaataaaaaaaataatataacctcaaaagtgctaaaaaaatttggaaatattagtTTAAACGTGAGATGGTTTAGTAGAAATACATAGAAAACAagttaaaaattcgaaaaaactaaCAACTTCCGACAAAAATAATCTAAAccattttgacaaaaaaaatctaatagtttctattttattttaaacccTAACCattatgatttgaaaaaaatatctactGTAACTAATCATATTAaatcaaaacattatttatatataaaaaattaaatattgtatcCCTACTTTTTACCGTTGGACATTTAGATACAGAGTTCCAATAACCACTCGCGAACATACCGTTCTAGACTTATCACCATCCGATTTCGAACTACACTTGTAAATAACAAACACTACAAATATCGTCAAATAATCGTATCGTATATAACCGTAACTGATGAAGCCCCGCCGACACTAAAGAACGATAAGGATCAAGTCGAGTGTTCATAATTTGATCACAATatatacaaactcatttttCCCCTACCTGTTACGACATATATATCCGAAATATACAATACTAGATTTAATATCACAAAGAGTTACGCGAAAAATAGAGATTTATCAGGTTTGGGGAAGCGGAAAAAAGTGACAGTGACACAGTGACGGAGAAAAGAAACGAAATGAAACAGTGACAGATTTAAAGTAGTATTTAAATCACGCCGCCATATTGAGATGGCCAATCGGGTAAATACGCGGGAATGATAAACGtataacgaaaataattttagtttgattcttttcaattttaagaaattagaaataaatttcgtttattttcaattataaaagtgaaaattagaaaaaaaaacgtgataatgagtttaaaatatttgtcataGTTGGAAAATTTTTCGGCGCATGCCCCAACTTCCGACATGTTTTTCGTGaacattatttacaaatttattagcAGCGCTTAGTTTTATAAAGAAAGTAGCAATAAAACAAGTAATagataacaatttttcatttaatataaaactCTTATACTGGCGCCTAAATTAgtgcaaataaaataaaaatagaggTTGAAATCAAACAAGTGCATTTTAAGTTCGCACATGGTCTTCAGGTCGAGTTTCGCTTGCGTCTACGTTTGCCGGTGGATGATTCAATTTACGTATCTTTGTCTCAATACCGTAaggattattttcgaaaaattgttgaatatatGCGTTAATAAGTGTAGAAAATTCATGGCTCCCGTTGTTTCAACGACTTCGGgttaagaaattaataaagtttttcgGTTTTAATAGATAAAATGGGTTTGTCTAGCTTACGGTTTTAACGATTATGActtatatttataagaaattaattatttctgctcgtattaaattttgagttaGGCAAATATTTTTTCCCTAAACAACTCGGAGAAGCAATCTAACAAAAAGTTTGTTAGTTTTGGAGTAAACAGTGCTTCAAAAGGACATCGCTTATGTTTGATTGATCACAAGAGAAAACTGTAAGTACTTTgtgcaatttttcatttaactgCTTGTTGTCCAGTCATATTTAGTGTTTAGATTGTCGTCATTTTAATATGGCGGACGCGCTTGCGTTAAGCATACTCGACTAACATCAacatattcaattcaaaaatatcaaattataaataaaaagtattcgtaaaaaaaattaagacgCCACTGGGGTCACTCTTGAACATCTTCTAATAAGAAACGCTAAAAACATGATTCACCTATAATCCGATCTACACAGGTGACGCGTGTCAGTCGCGTGTCCAATCAGGTGAACGTATCTACAATGTGTATCATCCGTCAAAGCACGGGGGGTTGTTGATGCTTAAATGAAGGGATGCATCCGATATGCCCGAATTGAGCTGATATCTAATGAAAATCCTCTAATTAACGTATATATTACAGTAGGTGGAATCAGGTAGTTGTATTGTTATGTTGATAGAA
This DNA window, taken from Diorhabda sublineata isolate icDioSubl1.1 chromosome 4, icDioSubl1.1, whole genome shotgun sequence, encodes the following:
- the LOC130443399 gene encoding transcription factor RFX3 isoform X2, with amino-acid sequence MATTARFVAGGGSSSPPTPAPATTPPAQPQQTQLIVLPASLHQTATGTIVNGVPVIDVSALEQAADSSNESSATAEQPTENHDSDPLATTSPHFITVTVAEGDSVASHQGYHIQYVEPEIYATQTNGGQAQMAYPVYTVGESATLYPITNAGQGQGQYYAATNSGTTTVTGTVGYTTTGGQYVVQHAVDPESLISNRVSPQTTSAVQWLLENYETAEGVSLPRSTLYAHYLRHCADNKLEPVNAASFGKLIRSVFLGLRTRRLGTRGNSKYHYYGIRVKPGSPLMNLEDQSSRVVLNSSSTNGKAQGTVRPFKRSSESSDSISNSGLSQHIGYLGDGSTAIPVFPDIQFDEPLPDECGFDDVDTLKSIYREHLEAFLDAILSLEFATVESLWREFWRSQYNNNSDECEEEKYLSKSKLFSLCNLEPVQHFMRQVDLIFYQNLIQVLVPDVLKPIPATLTQSIRNFAKNLENWLTSAMAGAPQAMLQIKLTAVSAFSSSLRRYTSLNHLAQAARAVLHNSNQIGQMLADLNRVDFHSVREQASWVCQCDNDLVARFENDFKLTLQQQNSLEQWASWLKNVVKSALKPYEGKPSFSKAARQFLLKWSFYSSMVIRDLTLRSAASFGSFHLIRLLYDEYMFYLIEHQVAEATGVVPIAVILEGIKQDILENSLSVYGNDNFTSTKLLCASPTEPLSKRSKIS
- the LOC130443399 gene encoding transcription factor RFX3 isoform X3 — encoded protein: MATTARFVAGGGSSSPPTPAPATTPPAQPQQTQLIVLPASLHQTATGTIVNGVPVIDVSALEQAADSSNESSATAEQPTENHDSDPLATTSPHFITVTVAEGDSVASHQGYHIQYVEPEIYATQTNGGQAQMAYPVYTVGESATLYPITNAGQGQGQYYAATNSGTTTVTGTVGYTTTGGQYVVQHAVDPESLISNRVQWLLENYETAEGVSLPRSTLYAHYLRHCADNKLEPVNAASFGKLIRSVFLGLRTRRLGTRGNSKYHYYGIRVKPGSPLMNLEDQSSRVVLNSSSTNGKAQGTVRPFKRSSESSDSISNSGLSQHIGYLGDGSTAIPVFPDIQFDEPLPDECGFDDVDTLKSIYREHLEAFLDAILSLEFATVESLWREFWRSQYNNNSDECEEEKYLSKSKLFSLCNLEPVQHFMRQVDLIFYQNLIQVLVPDVLKPIPATLTQSIRNFAKNLENWLTSAMAGAPQAMLQIKLTAVSAFSSSLRRYTSLNHLAQAARAVLHNSNQIGQMLADLNRVDFHSVREQASWVCQCDNDLVARFENDFKLTLQQQNSLEQWASWLKNVVKSALKPYEGKPSFSKAARQFLLKWSFYSSMVIRDLTLRSAASFGSFHLIRLLYDEYMFYLIEHQVAEATGVVPIAVILEGIKQDILENSLSVYGNDNFTSTKLLCASPTEPLSKRSKIS
- the LOC130443399 gene encoding DNA-binding protein RFX2 isoform X1, which codes for MATTARFVAGGGSSSPPTPAPATTPPAQPQQTQLIVLPASLHQTATGTIVNGVPVIDVSALEQAADSSNESSATAEQPTENHDSDPLATTSPHFITVTVAEGDSVASHQGYHIQYVEPEIYATQTNGGQAQMAYPVYTVGESATLYPITNAGQGQGQYYAATNSGTTTVTGTVGYTTTGGQYVVQHAVDPESLISNRVSPQTTSAETSYVATATVHASQPSVVTGEDVGSALGHATRVSPATVQWLLENYETAEGVSLPRSTLYAHYLRHCADNKLEPVNAASFGKLIRSVFLGLRTRRLGTRGNSKYHYYGIRVKPGSPLMNLEDQSSRVVLNSSSTNGKAQGTVRPFKRSSESSDSISNSGLSQHIGYLGDGSTAIPVFPDIQFDEPLPDECGFDDVDTLKSIYREHLEAFLDAILSLEFATVESLWREFWRSQYNNNSDECEEEKYLSKSKLFSLCNLEPVQHFMRQVDLIFYQNLIQVLVPDVLKPIPATLTQSIRNFAKNLENWLTSAMAGAPQAMLQIKLTAVSAFSSSLRRYTSLNHLAQAARAVLHNSNQIGQMLADLNRVDFHSVREQASWVCQCDNDLVARFENDFKLTLQQQNSLEQWASWLKNVVKSALKPYEGKPSFSKAARQFLLKWSFYSSMVIRDLTLRSAASFGSFHLIRLLYDEYMFYLIEHQVAEATGVVPIAVILEGIKQDILENSLSVYGNDNFTSTKLLCASPTEPLSKRSKIS